The sequence below is a genomic window from Chondrinema litorale.
ATAACATCTGTACCATAATCTAACATGCTTCGGATGTCTATTTTTGCGTTATGGGCTGCAATTACTTTTTGTACATAATATAAACCCAGTCCAAAGCCTTTTTTTTCTTGAATATGATCTGGTGGAATACGGTAAAATTTCCTGAATACTTTCTTTAAATGTTTTTTAGGTATGCCTTTACCATTATCAGAAATAACAATGATGATTTGATTCTTTCTGTTATAGGTTTTTATAATGATTTCGGTATTCTGCTCTGTATATTTTATCGCATTTTCGAGAATATTATAAAACACATTAAGGCAGTGTAGGGCATCGGCTACAATTGTATCTTTAGTAGCTTGTAACTCAGTTCTAATATTTATTTCTTTATTAACTGTCGTTTTTACCTTTAGCAAATCATGTAAAAGCTCATGCACTTGTACCTTTTCAAATTTTAGGTTTTGTTTTTTTACATCAGTCTTTTCGAGTAATTGCTCTACTTGGTTTTTTAGGCGATTACTTTCTTTATTAATCAGATTAGCATAAGTAGTAATTCTTTCAGGGTTAGAAATTACTTGTTCTTTTAAGAGTGAATTACTCGAAAGCAAAATACTGGAAATAGGAGTTTGAAATTCGTGTGTCATATTATTCACGAAATCTGTTTGAAGTTCTGTGAGTTTTCTTTGCCTTAAAATCACAAACAGAGAATAAGAAAAGAAAGCAAAAACGATTAATAATACTCCCGAAGAGAATAGCCAAATATTCATGCCAGCGATAATAGCATGGAAGCTATCTGGGAAATGTACTATAAAGAAGTAATTGTCATTTGCTGGCAATTTAAATTCGTTTTCGGCATCTGAATTTGTTTTACAGTTTTGATCCATACAAACAAAGGAGCCATAATTAAGAGTGCCACTTGTACAATCGTAAATAGCAAATTCAAAATCTGTAATGAGGTTTTGTAAGTTTAGTTCCTGTTTAATAAGCTCTTGTAAAACTGATGGGTCTACAGGCTGATTCACCATTACGCTAAACACGTTTATAGAAAGTTGTTCTACAAGATTTTTTGCAGGTAGCTGTGTATCGTTAATCTTAGAAATTCTTCTACCAACATTATTTAAAGCAATACTAGTTTTAAGAATAAAAGATTCTCTTCTTATATCAAAAGCTTGTTTAAACCAATAAACCTGTACTACCACCATACCCAGTAGCGAGAGTACCGCTAGCACAATAAATATCCTTATAGTTTTTCTGTGCATGATTTTTCAGACATTTTTTTATATAAAAATCCTAAATCAATAGCTGTAATTAGCAGTTTAAAGTGAGTTTAACATTTCATTAACATCGTTTACAGGATCATTAACAGGCCTTTCGAAAGAGTCAGCGTACTTTTATTTCAGTATTAATCAAATCTTAAAAATTAAAATTATGAAAAAAACTTATTTAATCTGCGCTGGAATTTTGGCTATGCTAAGCTTAATGTCTTTTAATGTTTTAAAAAACAATGCCGCAAGCTTGGTTTGGTCTACTCAAAAAATTGATTTAGGTAAAATTGATCAAGGTAAACCAGCAAAAGTAAATTTCTCATTTACAAATGAGGGAAATGAGCCACTCTTAATTACTGAGGTAAAAACATCTTGTGGTTGTACAGTTTCATCGTGGCCAAAAGAGGCAATTGCGCCTGGTGAGTCTTCTGAGATTGCAGTATCTTATAATGCAGCAAGAGCTGGTAGATTTAATAAGACTGTAAGAGTTTTTACAAATGCTACAGTGCAAGAATCTATAATAACTATTTCTGGCGAAGTGGTTGCTGAGTAAACTTAAAATTAAGTCCATTTTATTAGCAAAGCTGTACATATAGTACAGCTTTGTTTGTTTTATGTGATTCCACATATTTGTTTTTAAATAATAAACTTATTAAAGTATGCTGGGAAAAGTATCTTATAATGTGTTGAGTGACTTTTGTGGGCTAGAATGATGTACTTTACCAATATTTTTTTATGAATTAATGTTTTATTGAAGCAATAAAATATTGAATTTTTTATTTAAAAGTTACACAAAACCAACAGCTAAATCTTTATAATGTTAAGTTGGGAAGAACAAGGAATTACAGACGGGATTGATCTGGAAAGGCTAAAAAACTGCCTTTGTAATTATAATGCGGATGATACTTTTTATGTTTGGTTACCCGAAAGTAATCCAGTTTTTGCTGTATTGGTTAAATTTATATTGCTTCAACAAAATGTTAGACAAGAGAATCTTAATATATTTGTTTCTTCAACAAAGGCTTTAGAAGTTCCAAAGTCCCTTCCACTAGATTTTCTACAATTTTTGCCAGAAAGTATTACATCTGATTATATTGATAATGATGGAAAAAATCTGATATTGAGATCCGATTTTTTTGAAAATATCAATTTCTTACATCACGACTTACCAACATTACTCGAAGTAGCAGTCTTAGATTTAGTAATAGTATCAGAAAGCTTTTCTTATAAGAGTGATCAGGAAAAACTAGAAGCCTTAGCTTTTATGCAAATGGCTTCATCTCGTCAAACAAATATCTTTTTTCTTGCAGAAGATGAGATTCTAGACAAGCAATGCTTTTTAAAAAGAGATAAGGAATATCCCTATTTGTTTAATGTGACAGATGCAGAAGAGTGTGAATTTTTAGATGTACATCATTACAAAGCAATTGTAAAAATAAATAAACAACTCGGCAAGTCTTATCGAGAAAAGTCTGTAGAGCTAGATCAATTGAACCAGACAGTTGCCAACTACAATAAAAAATTAGAGAAGTCTAATGAAGAACTGCATAAAACCAATAAGGAAATTGCAGATTCTTTTACAGAACTTAAAAAAGCCAACACGGTTCTAAAACACAATGAAACCTTTATAAATGCTGTATTTCAGATAGCAAATGTGGGTTTGAGCATTATCGATGTAGATGGAAACCTTTTAAGGGTAAATAGAGAGTTCTGTAATATCTATTCCTATTCAGAAGAAGAATTAATTAATAGCAAGGTTGAATCTATCATACCTGATAGCAATTCTTGCAAACTTATTTATCATTCATCAGAAAAGATTCAGAACGGTTTTGCTAGTCGGTTTACAGAGTTAAAAAGTACTTCGGATGTTTCTAAGGGAATAAAGAAAGATGGAAGTAAAATTATGGTACTCAATAGTACCAGTGCGGTAGTTACTGAGCAGGGTGAAAAGTTTTATATCAATACTGTAAGAGACATTACCGAAAGTTCTCGCGATTTACACTTATTACACGATACACTAGATTCGCTTAGAATAGGCGGTTGGGAATACGATATCCATCTAAAACAACTGTTTTATACAGACGAAATCAACAATATTCTGGAGGTTGAATCTAAAAGCAATTTATCTCTATCTACACTAAGAAAATATATATATCCGGAGAGCTTAGGAGAATTACAACAGAATTTTCTGAAGATTTTTAAAGAGAAAGCAAGCTTTGTACAAGAGATATTAGTTCAGTCTGATAAAAAGTCAATTAGACACCTCAAGCTAACAGCTCGTTCGGTTTATCAGGGTGATACATTCTTAAAGTTAAGTGGCACAGTTCAGGATATTACAACCATTAAACTAGAGGAGAAGAAAGTTAAAGAAAGTAGGCAATTGTATAATGCCTTAACAACTAACTTTCCTGGTGGAACGATTGATATTATAAACAAAGATTACGAATATGTTTTTACCGGAGGGCAAGAGTTAGAAGACTTACCCCAAAATGCCGAAGATGTAGTTGGTAAAAACATCTATGAGATATACTCTAAACCGCTGGCTAAGCAACTTAAAGAACATTTAGAAAGATGTTTTAAAGGTGAGCATGTAACTTTTGATATTTCTTATCAGGGGAAATATTGGAATGCATATGCCATACCGCTGAGTAATGAAGATAATGAAGTAGACAAAGTGATGTTGCTTTCACAAAACATTACCCAGCAAAGAAAAGCAGATATAGGTTTAAAAGAAACACATAAATCTCTTTCAGACTTTAGAAAAGCGCTTGATGTTGCTTCTATGGTGGCCATTCTTAATGAGCAGGGAGAGATCAGTTATATCAACGAAAACCTTTCTAGGCTATCAGGATATAAGTTGGATGAGATTACAGATAAGTCTATCGATTTTCTGTTTGATTATAGTCGAATGGTTTCTTCCTTTTTTGATGAAATTAAAGAATTGTTGTTCGCAGGAGATATTTGGAAAGGTGAGCTAGTTGGCAGAAACAAATTGGGTAATATTTATTGGCTTAATATGTCGATAATTCCTTTTGTAGATGAAAAAGGAGAACCTTATCAGTTTTTGGCAGTAGGTAGCGACAATACTACCAGAAAACTCGCTGAAGAGCAACTTAAAATTCAGAATAAAGAACTTACCAGAATAAATGGTGAGCTAGATCGCTTCGTTTACAGTACTTCGCATGATTTACGCTCTCCACTAGTTTCAATTTTAGGCTTAATTAATATTGCCAGATTAGAAATAGAAGAAGGAGGAGCACTTTCTTCTTATCTTGATATGATTGAAAAAAGTGTGAAAAAGCTAGATGGTTTTGTGCAAGAAATTATCGATTATTCGCAAAATGCCAGACTGGAAGTAAAATATGAAGAAATTGATTTCGAAGAGATATTTGCAACAACTGTGGCCAAATTGCAGCAAATAGATGGTGCATCTCAAGTAGATTTTCAGATTGAAACAGAACTAGAGGTCCCATTTTATTCAGATATTTCTAGAATTGCAGTAATACTTAACAACCTCATTACGAATTCTATTATCTACAGAAGTACACGTATAGATAATCCTTTTGTAAAAGTAAGAATTAAGGCCAATAAAAATTTTGCACTTATTGAAGTTGAAGATAATGGCAAAGGAATCTCAGAAGATTATATTGAAAATATATTCGATATGTTTTTTAAGGCAACTACGTTTAGTAGTGGTTCAGGTCTTGGTTTGTACATCGTAAAAGAGTCTATAGGAATACTTGAGGGCGAAATTGATGTACATTCAATGCAAAACGAAGGAACAACATTTATTGTTAAAGTACCAAACGGTGCTAGAAATATTGATATAATTTCATAGCAATAATGGTAATTTTCGAAGATTTGAAGCGTATAGGTAATAGCTTGACAAACGAGATACAGAATGTTGAAAAGATATATTAAACCATTATTCCTAACTGCATTATTCTTATTTTCTCTACAAATTCTACATGCCCAAGAGTCTGAATCTATTGAGTATTATTTAAAACAGCTCAAAACGTATAAGGATAGTGGAGATCAGGAAGATATTAATAGTAGTTTACTCCAAATTGCATTTTTATATTGGAACAAAGGAGATCGAAACGAGGCAATAAAATACTTTAAAGAGTCTATCCAGATAAATGAAGCTGTAGGAAACTCGAATGGTATTTCTCACGCATTTAATAATATTGGAATAATCTATTCTGAACTAGGCAATTCCAATGAAGCAGAAAAATACCTTGAAAAAGCTTTAAACCTAAGAAGAAAATTAAATGATAAGTTAGGGCTTTGCAATACCTTAATGCATCTGGGTATACTCAACAACAATGCTGGTGATTATCAACAATCAATTACCTATTTGGAAGAATGTAAAAAACTTGCTCAAGAGTCTGGTTCTATGCTCGAACTAACAGATAGTTATCTTTATTTATCACAAGCATATGAACAAGTTGGAAATAACGAAAAAGCTCTTGAAAACCATCAGTTATACACAGAGGGTTTTAAGTTTGAAGGAGACCAATATCTAGACGATCTTACTCAAAAGTTTGAAGCCGATAAGTCTAAGTTAGAGAGTGAAAAGCAGCTTACCAAACTTGAGTTAGCACAAAGAAACAAAGAGCTAGAGATTATAAAATTACGTGAGAGAGAAATTGAAGCACTAGCCAAAGCAAGAAAAAATGAAATTGCCTTGCTAAAAAAGACCAAAGAGCTTCAAGATGCTAAATTGAAAGAGCAAGAAGCTCAGATTCGTGCTGATAGAATATTAATCATTTCTGTAATATGTGGGTTGGTATTAGTTGTGCTATTGGCTTTGGTGCTTACTTGGGCTTATTTCCAAAAAATTAAGACTAATAAATTATTACAAGCACAGAAGAGAGATATCGAGAAGAAGAGCATACAATTGAGAGTGCAAAACGAAAAGATTGTTGCCTTTGATGAAAATGTGAAATTAAAGAATCAGGAATTAGAGATTAGTAATAAAAAGCTTCTCGAATTAAACGAAGAAATTAAACACCTCAATGGCATCGTTGTAAACGATTTAAGAGGGCCTTTAAGCCATATTGAAGACTTAATAGAGATTGTTTATGAAAATGTACCTAAGCTTACAAAAGAGCAAACAGAGTATGTAAATAGTATTGTGGAGTCTACAAAGCACCTACGAACCTTAATTGTAGATATGCAGGAAATTGATGAGCTAAGGAAAAAGGGAATAACACTTGATATTAAAGAAAATGACTTAGGTGAAATTCTGAGTGAGGTTATTAATAGAGAAATAAAATCTGATGCTAAAAGAAAGCATATTGAAATACACACTAGTTACGATCAGGAACCAAAAATTGCTGAAGTAGACAGAAATTATGTAAGTCAAGTATTTAGAAACCTGTTATCTAATGCTACTAAATTTTCACCTCCTGGTAAAAATATTTATGTATATCTCAAAGAAGAAAAAGGCAAATTGCTTACAGAGATTAAAGACGAAGGACCAGGGTTAAGTAGTGAAGATAAAGAGAAATTATTCAATAGATTTTCCAATTTGAGTGCAAAGCCAACTGCCGGAGAACCGACTACAGGTTTAGGTTTGTCTATAGTAAAAGAATACACAGATATTCTTAATGGTAAAGTCTGGTGCGAAAGTGAGATGGGAAAAGGAGCCTCTTTCTTTGTTGAGTTTAAGGCTCACCATGGAGAAAGATTATCTTAAAATAATTTGATTTTTTTAGGGATGAGCATAGGAGTATTTTTCTGATATTTTTTATACTCATCTCCATACATACCTATTAGTTTTTTTTCTTCTAACCAGATACCAACAAACAAATACGAAATGCTTAAAACTGTGGTAATAAGGTTAGCTGTATTAGGAGAGAAAACAAAGAAACCAGCAACAATAAGTATTGTGCCTAAATAGAGCGGATGGCGTACATAAGCCAATACACCATCTTTTTTAAATTTTTCTGTTTTATAATTTACTTCTAATTGTTGTAGCCCAAGAAAATCTTTCATGTTATAAGATTTAAAGGCATGTCTTATAATGAAAACACCATATGTTGCCAGCATTAATCCAATAAATTTGCTAAAGGTAGTTTTCGGGAAAATCCACTCTGCAGGAATAATAGCCGAATATAAAAGTATGGCA
It includes:
- a CDS encoding PAS domain S-box protein; the protein is MLSWEEQGITDGIDLERLKNCLCNYNADDTFYVWLPESNPVFAVLVKFILLQQNVRQENLNIFVSSTKALEVPKSLPLDFLQFLPESITSDYIDNDGKNLILRSDFFENINFLHHDLPTLLEVAVLDLVIVSESFSYKSDQEKLEALAFMQMASSRQTNIFFLAEDEILDKQCFLKRDKEYPYLFNVTDAEECEFLDVHHYKAIVKINKQLGKSYREKSVELDQLNQTVANYNKKLEKSNEELHKTNKEIADSFTELKKANTVLKHNETFINAVFQIANVGLSIIDVDGNLLRVNREFCNIYSYSEEELINSKVESIIPDSNSCKLIYHSSEKIQNGFASRFTELKSTSDVSKGIKKDGSKIMVLNSTSAVVTEQGEKFYINTVRDITESSRDLHLLHDTLDSLRIGGWEYDIHLKQLFYTDEINNILEVESKSNLSLSTLRKYIYPESLGELQQNFLKIFKEKASFVQEILVQSDKKSIRHLKLTARSVYQGDTFLKLSGTVQDITTIKLEEKKVKESRQLYNALTTNFPGGTIDIINKDYEYVFTGGQELEDLPQNAEDVVGKNIYEIYSKPLAKQLKEHLERCFKGEHVTFDISYQGKYWNAYAIPLSNEDNEVDKVMLLSQNITQQRKADIGLKETHKSLSDFRKALDVASMVAILNEQGEISYINENLSRLSGYKLDEITDKSIDFLFDYSRMVSSFFDEIKELLFAGDIWKGELVGRNKLGNIYWLNMSIIPFVDEKGEPYQFLAVGSDNTTRKLAEEQLKIQNKELTRINGELDRFVYSTSHDLRSPLVSILGLINIARLEIEEGGALSSYLDMIEKSVKKLDGFVQEIIDYSQNARLEVKYEEIDFEEIFATTVAKLQQIDGASQVDFQIETELEVPFYSDISRIAVILNNLITNSIIYRSTRIDNPFVKVRIKANKNFALIEVEDNGKGISEDYIENIFDMFFKATTFSSGSGLGLYIVKESIGILEGEIDVHSMQNEGTTFIVKVPNGARNIDIIS
- a CDS encoding tetratricopeptide repeat-containing sensor histidine kinase yields the protein MLKRYIKPLFLTALFLFSLQILHAQESESIEYYLKQLKTYKDSGDQEDINSSLLQIAFLYWNKGDRNEAIKYFKESIQINEAVGNSNGISHAFNNIGIIYSELGNSNEAEKYLEKALNLRRKLNDKLGLCNTLMHLGILNNNAGDYQQSITYLEECKKLAQESGSMLELTDSYLYLSQAYEQVGNNEKALENHQLYTEGFKFEGDQYLDDLTQKFEADKSKLESEKQLTKLELAQRNKELEIIKLREREIEALAKARKNEIALLKKTKELQDAKLKEQEAQIRADRILIISVICGLVLVVLLALVLTWAYFQKIKTNKLLQAQKRDIEKKSIQLRVQNEKIVAFDENVKLKNQELEISNKKLLELNEEIKHLNGIVVNDLRGPLSHIEDLIEIVYENVPKLTKEQTEYVNSIVESTKHLRTLIVDMQEIDELRKKGITLDIKENDLGEILSEVINREIKSDAKRKHIEIHTSYDQEPKIAEVDRNYVSQVFRNLLSNATKFSPPGKNIYVYLKEEKGKLLTEIKDEGPGLSSEDKEKLFNRFSNLSAKPTAGEPTTGLGLSIVKEYTDILNGKVWCESEMGKGASFFVEFKAHHGERLS
- a CDS encoding sensor histidine kinase, which codes for MHRKTIRIFIVLAVLSLLGMVVVQVYWFKQAFDIRRESFILKTSIALNNVGRRISKINDTQLPAKNLVEQLSINVFSVMVNQPVDPSVLQELIKQELNLQNLITDFEFAIYDCTSGTLNYGSFVCMDQNCKTNSDAENEFKLPANDNYFFIVHFPDSFHAIIAGMNIWLFSSGVLLIVFAFFSYSLFVILRQRKLTELQTDFVNNMTHEFQTPISSILLSSNSLLKEQVISNPERITTYANLINKESNRLKNQVEQLLEKTDVKKQNLKFEKVQVHELLHDLLKVKTTVNKEINIRTELQATKDTIVADALHCLNVFYNILENAIKYTEQNTEIIIKTYNRKNQIIIVISDNGKGIPKKHLKKVFRKFYRIPPDHIQEKKGFGLGLYYVQKVIAAHNAKIDIRSMLDYGTDVILNFKLAK
- a CDS encoding DUF1573 domain-containing protein — encoded protein: MKKTYLICAGILAMLSLMSFNVLKNNAASLVWSTQKIDLGKIDQGKPAKVNFSFTNEGNEPLLITEVKTSCGCTVSSWPKEAIAPGESSEIAVSYNAARAGRFNKTVRVFTNATVQESIITISGEVVAE
- a CDS encoding methyltransferase family protein produces the protein MKEHLLLSILWIVYFAIHSLLATNSVKEKLSFLKRYYRLFYNIVSVTGLFAILLYSAIIPAEWIFPKTTFSKFIGLMLATYGVFIIRHAFKSYNMKDFLGLQQLEVNYKTEKFKKDGVLAYVRHPLYLGTILIVAGFFVFSPNTANLITTVLSISYLFVGIWLEEKKLIGMYGDEYKKYQKNTPMLIPKKIKLF